The Corynebacterium occultum sequence GTTCCTCGGGACCGTCCTCGATCAGCAGGGGGATGCGCTGCTCGCCTTCGCCCTTTTCCCTTTTACCCCAGGAGGTGTAGTGCATTAGCAACCGATCAGCCGCTGGGCCAGGTAGCCCTGCAGTTCGTTCATCGGAACGCGGACCTGCTCCATGGTGTCACGCTCCCGCACGGTGACGGCGTTGTCCTCGAGGGAATCGAAATCGTAGGTGACACAGAAGGGAGTGCCGATCTCGTCCTGGCGACGGTAACGACGGCCGATGGCACCGGAGGTGTCGTAGTCGACATTCCAGAACTCGCGCAGACCGGCGGCCAGCTTCTGGGCCGGGACGGAGAGCTCCTCCTTCTTGGACAGGGGCAGCACGGCCACCTTGACCGGTGCCAGGCGGCGGTCCAGCTTCAGCACGACGCGCTTGTCCACACCGCCCTTGGAGTTCGGTGCCTCATCCTCGTGGTAGGCGTCCACCAGGAAGACCATCATGGCGCGGCCCAGGCCGGCGGCCGGCTCGATGACGTAGGGGATCCAACGCTCGTTGCTCTCCTGGTCGAAGAAGCTGAGGTCCTCGCCTGAACCCTCGGAGTGGACGCGCAGGTCATAGTCGGTGCGGTTGGCCACGCCCTCCAGCTCGCCCCACTTGGTGTTGGCGAAGTTGAAGGCGTACTCGATGTCGACGGTGCGCTTGGAGTAGTGGGAGAGCTTCTCCTTGGGGTGCTCGTAGAGACGCAGGTTCTCCTCCTTGACACCCAGGTTGACGTACCACTGGTAGCGGGTGTCGATCCAGTACTGGTGCCACTCCTCATCCTCACCCGGCTTGACGAAGAACTCCATCTCCATCTGCTCGAACTCGCGGGTACGGAAGATGAAGTTGCCCGGGGTGATCTCGTTACGGAAGGACTTGCCGATGTTGGCGATACCGAACGGGGGCTTCATGCGGGCGGAGGTCATCACGTTCTTGAAATTGACGAAGATGCCCTGGGCGGTCTCGGGGCGCAGGTAGTGCAGGCCCTCTTCATCATCAACCGGGCCGAGGTAGGTC is a genomic window containing:
- a CDS encoding glycine--tRNA ligase → MAKNSVIDTVVNLCKRRGLVYPGGEIYGGTRSSWDYGPLGVELKENIKKQWWRSMVQSRDDVVGVDTSIILPRQVWVTSGHVEVFSDPLVESLHTHKRYRADHLLEAYEEKHGHAPENGLADINDPDTGQPGNWTEPKAFSGLLKTYLGPVDDEEGLHYLRPETAQGIFVNFKNVMTSARMKPPFGIANIGKSFRNEITPGNFIFRTREFEQMEMEFFVKPGEDEEWHQYWIDTRYQWYVNLGVKEENLRLYEHPKEKLSHYSKRTVDIEYAFNFANTKWGELEGVANRTDYDLRVHSEGSGEDLSFFDQESNERWIPYVIEPAAGLGRAMMVFLVDAYHEDEAPNSKGGVDKRVVLKLDRRLAPVKVAVLPLSKKEELSVPAQKLAAGLREFWNVDYDTSGAIGRRYRRQDEIGTPFCVTYDFDSLEDNAVTVRERDTMEQVRVPMNELQGYLAQRLIGC